A genomic stretch from Methanomicrobia archaeon includes:
- a CDS encoding peptidylprolyl isomerase encodes MKKKTIAGVIALLAIVLVVFVAGCAEKTATAKEGDTVKVHYTGTLADGTVFDSSIGREPLQFTLGEGQMIPGFEQGVLGMKLGESKTFTIPADQAYGPYYEELVWEVSRDQLQAGMEPEVGQRLQATQTNGEPIIVTIIEVSETNVTVDANHELAGEDLTFAIQLVEIL; translated from the coding sequence ATGAAGAAGAAAACCATAGCAGGTGTGATAGCACTACTAGCAATTGTCCTGGTGGTATTCGTTGCTGGCTGTGCTGAGAAGACAGCAACCGCAAAAGAGGGTGATACCGTTAAGGTTCATTACACGGGCACCTTGGCGGATGGTACGGTATTTGACTCGTCCATCGGACGTGAACCACTGCAATTTACTCTTGGCGAGGGTCAGATGATCCCGGGCTTTGAGCAGGGCGTCTTGGGTATGAAGCTCGGCGAATCAAAGACCTTTACAATCCCCGCTGATCAGGCGTATGGCCCATATTATGAGGAACTCGTTTGGGAAGTCAGCCGCGATCAACTCCAAGCAGGCATGGAGCCCGAAGTCGGCCAGCGGTTACAGGCGACGCAAACCAACGGGGAACCCATTATCGTCACGATAATCGAGGTCTCGGAAACGAATGTAACGGTAGATGCCAATCACGAGCTGGCGGGTGAAGACCTGACGTTTGCTATCCAGCTCGTAGAGATCCTCTAA
- a CDS encoding DUF3887 domain-containing protein, which produces MKHKSLEIVVALVALAVVLCAGCLSRTEVDVEQVRAYADPITENILVAMNEDNYTKYSEHFDATMKNALPEPVFHENNALIQSKIGAYVSKEFWKVESQNQYTIVYYKATFTQEPDDVIVKVVFQEIAGETKVSGLWLDSPKLREK; this is translated from the coding sequence ATGAAACATAAATCCTTAGAAATTGTCGTAGCCCTAGTCGCGCTTGCTGTGGTACTCTGCGCAGGCTGTCTATCCCGGACAGAAGTCGACGTCGAGCAGGTCCGAGCCTACGCAGACCCGATCACCGAGAACATTCTCGTGGCGATGAACGAGGATAATTACACAAAGTATTCGGAACATTTCGACGCCACAATGAAGAATGCGCTGCCCGAACCAGTCTTCCACGAGAATAACGCGCTCATCCAGTCAAAGATCGGCGCGTACGTCTCTAAGGAATTCTGGAAAGTGGAAAGCCAAAACCAGTACACGATCGTGTATTACAAAGCGACCTTCACGCAAGAGCCCGACGACGTTATCGTTAAGGTCGTCTTCCAGGAGATCGCGGGTGAAACGAAAGTATCCGGGCTGTGGCTGGATTCGCCGAAGCTGCGCGAGAAATGA
- a CDS encoding type II toxin-antitoxin system HicB family antitoxin — MHLTGLLKKAGEYYVALCLELNVASQGESIEEARKMLQEACEEYLAYIKENKLEAEIRPAPPEILREFLIEDVEHVRPSHDWAYSETIAFEVRAGA, encoded by the coding sequence TCAAAAAGGCGGGAGAGTATTACGTGGCGTTATGCCTGGAACTCAACGTAGCCAGTCAGGGCGAAAGTATCGAAGAAGCACGGAAGATGCTGCAAGAGGCCTGTGAAGAGTATCTCGCGTACATAAAAGAGAACAAACTTGAGGCTGAAATACGACCTGCACCTCCTGAAATTCTCCGGGAATTCCTCATCGAAGATGTCGAGCACGTGCGACCATCGCATGACTGGGCATATTCGGAAACCATAGCCTTTGAGGTTCGTGCCGGTGCCTAA
- a CDS encoding type II toxin-antitoxin system HicA family toxin has protein sequence MSSKKFVKLLAHGGARFVRQRGTSHAIFEREKDGRLYSAPVVMAKRELTPKYMKLVFRQLGFTDEEIEALL, from the coding sequence ATGTCTAGTAAGAAGTTTGTCAAGCTTCTTGCACATGGTGGTGCTCGATTCGTCCGGCAGCGAGGCACGAGCCACGCGATATTTGAACGTGAAAAAGACGGACGATTGTATAGCGCACCCGTGGTGATGGCTAAAAGAGAACTGACACCAAAATACATGAAACTGGTATTTCGTCAGTTAGGCTTTACCGATGAGGAGATCGAGGCGCTGTTATAA